The segment CTTTTCacaatcaattaaaaaataatgctgAGCTTCCTTGTGAATCCCACTTTCTCAAACATAATCATTTAGCTTCATATTTTCCTCCCAGATAATAGGAGCTTAATAGGCGTTTTCTTATTCAATCCCACTTTCTTTGGTTGCATTTtgcaggatgtgtgtgtgttggggtcTCTCTGGGGGGGCAAAGCTGGAAGAGCACGATAAAAGGCTTTACATAATGGATTTTGACTGTGTCCGTGCAgagaaaaatgactgaaaatgtcCTTCACGAGCAGCATTTCCGTGCGCCAGGACTCTGATGTGGGTGTCCTTCACCGTTCAACATGTCTCCGAGTCATAATTCAATCTAAACACCGGTGAGATTTGCTCCTCGGACTTACTTTGGCACTTGACAACCTGCGCGGAGATCTCCCGGCTGCAGACGTCGCACCAGTCCTGGGTGACGGGGTGGGTCTCGAACCGGTGTCCTTCGCCCCTTTCCGCCCTCACCCGCGGGTCCGTGTCCTGAGGGAAGATGGACCAGGCCTCGACGCGGTGAGGTTCGGTGCGGGCCAGCTTCACCACTCCGGTCCTGCCCTGCGTGAGCCGCTCCAGCTGCagaccgccgccgccgccgccgccgccctcCGCCGCGGCGGAGGCGCTCGGGGCACCGGCGTCCCCGTGCTGGGAGCTCCGTCTCCCGCGCCGCGAGTCCCGGTGCCGGTAGGAGCGTCTGTGGCCGTTCGCGGCGGTTCCGCTCGGCATGGCGTCCACCCTGGACTCCTTCAGCGAGCCCCCCCGCCGTCCGCCCGTGTTTTGGCTCGCCTCGCGGCAGATGCTGTAGCCGTTGGCGACGTGGCTGGTTTGACCCTGTTGTGACCCGGGGNGCACCGGCGTCCCCGTGCTGGGAGCTCCGTCTCCCGCGCCGCGAGTCCCGGTGCCGGTAGGAGCGTCTGTGGCCGTTCGCGGCGGTTCCGCTCGGCCCGACGTCCTCCTGTTTCGGGCTACGTGGCGCATCAACGAGGGCGGCCGGGGCCCCGCATCCTTCACCTGGCATCACCCGTCCCCCGCCCGCCGGTCCCCCGGCCGGTTCGGGAGGCAGCGGATGAGTTCGCGGCTCCTCTTCAGCGGCAGCAGCGGTGACCGAGCCGAAGTCCTCGCAGCTTCTCGAGCTCCTCTCGAACATCATCTTCTCCCAGGGCGACGTCCCCGGCAGGGTGATTTTCGTCTTGGTGCCGGAGAGCTTGAAGAGCAGCACCGGCGGTTCCGAGTCCAGCCTGTGCGGACCCGGCTGCTGGCCCACCACACTCACAGACGCCATTATAGCGTCGCACTTTGATGCTTGTGTGTGCAGCAGGTCGGAGTGTGTagatattgttattttttcctttgctCCGTGCCTCGAATATCAACTCCGCTCCCGCCACTGACAAACGCGCAGTGACGCAAAGGACCGACGGCTTTAAATGCCGCGAGCGCGCGCGCCTGACGCTCCACGGGGCGCGCGCTCGCGCCAGCCTCAGCCTGGGCTCTCTGGCAGTTTGTGGGAATTTAGCTTCAAAATTTCCGACTTATCGTTTAGAaggaagttaaataaaaaaaagtgtacacTAGAAACCAGTCTTTAAAAACGGGACAGCTTGAGTAAAGTCATTTTTAGATAGTTTAAGGGATGTCAAGATCAGGAATTAAAACTagactgctgaagaagctgaaactgagttttaaagCTACAAGAGGCAgaacactagcttaaagctaaaagcaacaaaagccttattaaaaaagtaaacaccGAATTTagagctagaagctaaaagtagtaaaaggctagctaaaacattaaagcaaaatgctagctaaaagcagtacAAGGTTACCAAAAAGGTAAACAGCAAAATAgtaaaaaagtggaaaaggctagctaaaagtagcaaaatacttaCTAAAAGTTAAACATACCCAAAttggtagctagaagctaaaagtagcaaaaggcacGCTAAAAAGTAAGTGGCAAAATActagttaaaagcagcaaaaggttgaCGAAAAGGTAAatatagcaaaacagtagctagaagctaagagtatcaaaatgctagctaaagcagcaaaatgtttgcaaaaaggtaaacagcagagcagtagctagaagcagaatagtagctaaaaagtaaaaacaacataagACGAAAACTAGAGCAAGTacgctgaagtagattttaaagagaacaaggttttgaaggaactgaagagatttcagtgtttttctataGAGGGAAATATTgtaaagttgaatatttttttttaagtataagttacaaaagccaaaagtcaaagcagccgtctcctgaaggagctgattGTTTGGATATATAACATTCAcataacaggaaaacaacagttaaacattttgacagTGTACCAGTTCACACCCATATTAACTGTATATTCCCTTTCTGCATTGAATATCACTTaacgtaaaacaaaaacaacacaatgtcacatttgtttgtgtgggCTTGAAACACATATTGAAGTTTCCTCTTTTGCCAAAAGCGCGTCATATGAGCAGTAAAACCCCCAGAAAACCAAAGCTGAGTTTAGCTCCCCCACCAAAGCAGATTGAGAAAGTCCACAGCACTCCTTCGCTGAgagaaaaatacttttagttttgttttctgtcctttaaCAAGTCACATTATTTGTGCCTAAACATCCACCCACTGAAGTCGTCCTAAATCTCAAAAATCTTAGAATGTGATAAGGTTTGGCAataatttcaaaacataaaagaacaaagtaGGTGAAAGAATGATCCAACCCTGAACTCCTGTTACCTTATGTAAACAAAGCTCTGGATTTCCCCCGAAGCGTTAACCACACTCacttcatttagttttaaatgttacGTTGGGCTTTCGTCACTGAAAAGGgcttctgtcaaaaaaaaaaaaaaagaggaaaatgtgaAGATTGCAGTTCCCCTTACTGTGGTCGTTCTCTTGTGAGGGGAAtctcaaagtaaaaaataaaccacaaatgaaactaaacttatttcaaattaaacatcAGAATACAAACAAACCGACGCCTGAAGGAGCTActagaaacagaacaaacagccaAACGTATCAAAACTCAGATAAACGTGCTGGAGTTTACTGACAGAAACCTGGATTTCATCATGTCACCCTCTGTGTGGCCGGAtcactctttaaataaaacaatcactagcttaaaacaaaaagaaatctttaattttatcttGTGAAGATTAGATTATAACAGTTGATCGTTACGAATCAGCATTTTCTAAATAATCATTGACAGgtacagaagaaaaagaactgaTTCTCTGGTCGTCCTGAACCAATAATGAGATCAGAATCAGgttaagaattaaaaacaacaacaaaaaaacgcaAACATTCAAGGAAATGCACTCATGGAGGCAGTATGGTTTAATCCTCAGGAGCTTCTTAAGTGGGAAAACAGGAAATGCAACGAGTGAAACAGTCCAGCAGCTGATTTAGCCATGGTCTATCACTATGGCAGCCctattaaaaatacaataacacaAAAGACATTAATGAGGTTTGTATTGAACTGTTGTACTCAgtcagcagacacacacacacacacacaccatccatCTGTGCATCAAATCTTTAACTTGACATTCTCATTGATTGCTTTAAACTGCTTTCCTCTTTCCATAACAGAGCACATCCCTCTGCGTAGAGAAAATGTGCGCCGCCCAGAAGCTCTGCGTGATTTTTGGCGCGTCTTCGTCACAGAGTGCAGGGTCGGTCCGGACCCGGCTCCAGAGCTGCTGCGGGGTTCACTGCTCCGAGGCTGCGGGGGTCAGAGAAAACGTGGTCAACGTCGTCACGGGGTGGGAGGGAAAAGCGACGGGAAGCCGTCCGTTCGACTGACCTTTCAATAATGCTGTTGTTGCACTGGAGCTCCCGCACCAAAAGCTCCATTTCCTCCCTCAAGTGGTGCATCCTAAAACAGAGAGTTATCCTTATGAAGTCACTTACTAGAGAAAGCCTACAAGCGaaacaaaaaattttaaaaaggcatgaCCGGTTCATTACAGCGATCCAGACATTACACAACTTTAGAGCTGGATAAGGAAGTTATTTGTTGCGATGAGGTAAACACGAAGACCTCTTGACGTGACAAAACAAGTATAAACAGACACCTGGAGACCATGGGCTCCTTGTTGTTTGGTCCGACTCCTGgctgctgctcagctctctCAAACTGCAGAGCGTGAAGGATTCTGTCCATAGCCTGAGGAGGGCAGACGAGACGTTAAAACCCACATAAATCCACAGCGCACAGGACCAGAAAATCCAAACTAGTGGAGCGTGAAAGTTGCAGCGCTCGTTTGAGAACACGTAATGGTTTGAACCTGttctacaaatttaaaaaaaaagtgccttgGGTGAAAAcgttgatgaaaaaaataaatcgtGTGGTTACTTTATTCTGCTGCTGCTCGTTCACGTCCAAATCTGCCAACAAGCCCGTGGAGAAAGAACCGAAGTCCTGGAGTCGGGTCTGCATCTCCAGGATGGCGCTGCGATCGCagggagaagaagagaggaggaagTTACAGCGACCGCGTTTCCTGTTTACTATTATGTgccacagaaaacatgaaactgaCCAAAGGTTTGTGCAGAGGAAGCTTCATCTGAACACTGAACAGGTGTTCACTGAGGTCACAGAAGCTCTAAATCGGACTAAAATCTACTCATTTAAACTCCGCTGACAGTGAGGAGGTTTTGAGATTTCTTTTAGACACCgaagtgtttgttttcctcacaACTGGTTTTTAAAGCGTAACCATAATGTTAAAGCTGTTAGACGACAGGCATGCTTTACACAGATGAGACTTCCATTTCATCAGCTTCAGGTGAACACAGAACTAGATTTGTGGGAGTaaacaaagaattaaataaCTTCAACGCACAGATAAATTCTTTCCTTTACAACAATTAAAATCTTAGTATGGTTTTGATTTCACGTGACGCTCATCTGACAAGACGagactttaacattttaaagaaaaaagggttTTGTCCCAAACTTCTCATTAAAGCTGGGTGAAAGTCTAATGCAGGGAATATAGATTAATGGATAAACTAAATTCAGACAGACACTGCAGCTGTGACGTGCTCTGACAGGGTAAAAACTAAGGACAGACTGAAGTGGACATCAGAGTGGAACTTCTCTGCAGTACAGTCGGAAGTCTGAGCGGCTCTTCCTCTCAAATTAACGGATTAATGAGaagttcaaactttattttctcagctttaagGTCAACAAATCGCCGCGTGCGCTCAGCAGGAAGTCAGTTCCATTTTAATTACTGCACGACACAggctcttcctctcagcacgcagctgcagaggctgcagcaggACGGGGAAAGCTGCTGTCACAGCAGGGCTCGAGTCCTAGTGCCTGACGGGTCCGACCTGCTTTCTGCCACACAAACAAGGTTAAAGTGGTGGAGGTGTCTTTAGGGCCAATTCCAGCAGGAAAAGTCATGTGACCgtttggctttttctttcttttttaaataaatggtttgCAAGACAAGAAATGTCATGATGTTTTAACCCAGTTTCACCTTCACTATCCAGCATATAAAAAAACGCAAATACATCCCAAATAATGTGGTGTTCTAGCTCTGTGTGTActttgatatatttatttaactttatgtatttttgaCCAAATGATCAAAGATAATTTCAGATTAAGAATAAATtgaaaattcataaaaacagattatttcattaaaatctaaataaaaacaaagcaatatctatctatctatcaataaatacaaacatttttttgaacaacatgcctcatttttgttttattttactaaaaagtttgataaaatgagcaaacttaaataaacctttacataaCAGTGAGGTGAGGAATATTGATcctcagctaaaaaaaacaacgtcCTGCGAGCCACAGATTGTTTTATCATGTGGTGTATTGATCGTATGTCTGTTATTTTCAGCCCAGTTgggaaaaacaacagctttctAAAAGCCGTTTCCAGCTCAAGAGTCTGTCCTGACCTGTTCCATGTCCTCGTTGAAGCCAGGAGCTCTTTGTATCGCTGCATGCATTCTTCCCTGAAGAGGGTCTTCACGCGCTTAATGTGGGAGGACAGATGGATTCTGGGAAGGAGACGCAGAGCGACAGATTACACAGGAGTTCAGATGCTGGGGCGCCGGCCGTGCAGACGCACAAATCCATCAAAATAAAGCAGTCCACTCACTTCTCAAACTTGTGGATTTGCTCATCATTATATGGCAGCtctgtgataaaaacaaattagtgAAGTAGATCAAACCGGTCTCAGATAATAATTAGAACGTAAATTTACAGTAGGACCAAATCTATTTGAACACTGGCacaatctttatttaaacacagctgttgtttagtaaaacatgagctaaaactcATGATTTGATGCTTTGATTTGCAGGTTTTCACATCCAAACATGCAGAAGAAAACCCAGAAATTAAAATTGCTTAAAATTTATACAAAATGTGACTtggaaaaggttttttaaaagcatctcaaataaaaaacagtgagAAAATGTCCACATACTGCCAGTCAGACGGTCTTTTCGGTAATGCTGATGAATGGCCGTGATCTTCTGAAGCAGGATCTCCATCCTCTGACAGCTGTGGGAGAAAACAAAGCCCAAGATGAAACGTATTAACCGACTCGCTGTCCTCCCTGGACGTCCGAGGACCCCTGTCTCCTCCCAGTGTACCTCTTGTCATTGGCCAGAGTCTCCGCCAGCTTGGCCTGCTCTATCTGCAGGCGCTCCAGGCGGTTCTGAAACTCCTGGATTCCAGCTGTGTATACAGGCAGGTTCTGGTGGACCTggaaacacagcagcaggaaCAGATTCCGACACAGAACTTAACATTTACACTCCTCCATGTTGAAAGCatctaaaataatcaaatcaaCATATTTGTctgtccacttcctgtttctcataACATAAGAATATTCTTGCCAAACTATGTGCGAtgcttttagtgttttctgtCCCAGTCTTGCAATGACATCATGGAAAGATCAcaattaaactgtatttatgGTTAATAGTTATTAGACTCCCACTAAGCCCTCTTGAACTATACGACTAGCTCCAAAAGTTGGAGTTGGGTCTCCGCTGTGGGGCACAAAACACCAAGCTGGGGGCCTTTTAAAGATTTCCAGAAGTTTGGAAATGAGCGCTCCTGGCATATTTTCGCTGTAACTGCTCCAAAAGATGAAAAATTGTAGTCATTTATGGATAAAAATAATTCTGTGGTTGTTAAAGCTGCTACTGAGGTCACGATGCTCCTGTTTCATCGGCCTGTTTGCAATGTCAACCAGAAAGGATTGGAGTCACAAGTCTCAGACACGTTTAGTTTCGAGGTCACAAACTAAAAGGTTTGGGAAGTATTGATCGAGGATATAGCACCTCATAAATCTGGTAAGAATTTAACAGTACTGTCCAACTGTTCTTGTTCTAAGCGCCGTTTCCTGACCTCCCTGTAAAAAGGAATGATGAAAAAAGTGGCTGAAGGAGGTTGTAATGAGTAAAAATATGCTGACAGTAAGCTGTGATGAAGACTTTGCAGTAGTGAAAATAAGGAAGTCAGAGCAAGCATTCGGAGAGCGCAAACTTCTGTCAAGGCTATAGCGTCATCTGGATGGTGAtcgtttcttgtgacaacccaaacatttcctgaaaaattcaTCAGATTCTGTGTATTACTTTTTCAGTAATGTTGTTatcagacaaaccaaccaacacaatcaaaaacatcacCTCCCTGGCAGAAGTAAGAGCTGCTTTAGGTGCACAGGTTAATGCATAATTTagaggatttttaatttttatgatgctattatattaaaatgtaaaatactgcCTTATTATAAAGGCtggttatttaaataaaataaaataaggggAAATGAAGAAGACAGTATTTTGTTTCTCTGAGCTCTGAAGTTCTTTTCGaggacatatatatatatatatatttatttattttttattatatttggaTTAAAGGTTGTCTATTTTGTCACAGAGCCTACACAAATATATCTGTGCACTGATGGTTTCCCAGCACTGAGGCAACAAAAAACACGAGGGCAAaatctaagttttttttatttaaaggtttttattttgagtttctttttctattttttaaataactgtttatgCATCTTGCAAATGATGCCACACTCAGTCTGTGTCAGGTTGTACTGCTGTCTAAGACATCAGGTTTAAATGAGTTAAAGCAACTCAGAGCTTCaacaaaacatatatttaaaccTTAACAAAGATGCAACATCTCCCATagcctgttgtttttttattaggcAGTCCACACAGAATATTAGTAAAGTTTGACTTCTGGATCAGACTTACCATCTGCAGCTTCTGACCGGTATTAGCTAGTCCTGGACTCTCAGAGGAATAAGCAGCTCTAAAAAGCGTAACACATAAAACAGACGAGATTATTATAGTATCAGGAATATCAGTAGTCTTTAAGACTCTCATCAACTCTTTATTTGTCACTAAAAAGATCAGCGATTGAAAATATACTCTCTATGAAAAATTACAGCCCAGTTAAATCCAGCTACCTATTATAGAGCTTGTCAAGTTCACGTGCTTGTGCAGGATGTGGGATGAAATATAAAGCTCTAATTACCAAAGACGTCCGAATAAACTTACAGTTTGTGAATCCTGTGTTGCGTGACGAGGCAAGACTGCAGCCTCATGGTGATCATGGCGATACCGTGCAAGGCTTCTCTGCACTCCTGACGCAACTTCATCCTGAGAAAACGAGACGATTGGATCAGAAATAACAGGAAGGGCTTCGTCTGTCAGAGCTGAGAATCAAGCAGGCGTTTGTCTCACATGTAGCTGTAGTatccctgcagcagcagctctctgtgCGTGTGAAGCAACTGTACGATTCTCTTGTACTGATGGACCACTCCTACTGTCACCTGAAGGCAAAGCAGGGGTTCACAGATTTCTGATGCATCCAGtcaatacaaaaaacacaagcaaactaAATATATGAGGAGAGCAGCAGTACCTTGGAGAAGCTGTAGTCTGCTACAACGTCAAACCTGGATGGAATGGGAGGAGTCTCTGctgcagagagaagaagaaaccttTCCTTCACTGCCAACTTTATACGGACGTTTATCGGCTCTGACAGGCTGGCGACAGAAGACACCCGTGTCCCTGCTGGTCTTACGTTCTCTGAAGGGCAGGCTGGTGTTGGCGCCTGGAGCGTAGCTGAGCAGGACTAGAGGCTGAGAGTACAGCGTACATGGGAGGTTCACCACCTTCATGTTGCCTTCCAGGGGCAGGTCGTGACCCAGGTACATGAGGCGCTGCTGGGGTATCCCAACACCGGTCTGAGACGCCACCTCTTCAAAGAACACCGACACCCTGGTcgagagggagggagggtgtTTTTAGACCAGAGAAAAACACAGTGCATGCTTTTCAAATGGATATTCTGTTTGTAGCAGCAGCAAGTTTTGAATTTTGAtaagaccttttttttgtaaaaaaaatacgtAAAATATGATTCAAGTTACAATTTATCCTAACcgagtttaataaaaaataggtTAAAACCCATCTTATCTGTAATTATTGGCTTCTTTCAGACACTGGTGCTCCTGGCTTCATTAATTTGTTAAAACAGATGACATTCTGGATCATAGTTCCTCAGTCCTACAGTTTGTCAGGTTTGTTGCGATATCACGTTCCCTTTGGGTCTCCTGTTCTTTCTGGgattggtcttttttttttttgctgtatacGCCCCTCGTGTTACCGTTTAGTTTTGCTCCTGTATTGTGTTCTTGTTAACTTCACGTCCTGTTTCATTCTGTAAAGCGTGCTCTTTTGTTCACGTCAGTCCACTCGGCCCTCTCCTTTCCTCACAAACCTGGTCCTAACCTGTCAATCACCACACCAGCCCTGGGTCTTATCTACTCCAttgctgtgagtgtgtgtgtgtagtcttGATCCTCAGTTATTCTTTGCCAGATCACTGTTACTGGTTTCCTCAGCTGTCTTCCTTTGTGTTCAGGTTAGTTAAGTCTTGATTTTCCATCTTATTCACCTAATAATACAAAATGAATAACATTTGAGTACTAATGTTTGGGTGCAGCTAtgatatttaattatttcatcaTCTATAATCTCAAATATCTGAAAAGCAGTTCACATGCTTCAGCCACAATCAGTGCGTCTACCCCCTACTTCTTTCTTATTAAAGTGAAAGCATGCAGTTCTGACTGGTTTAAAAGAGCAACTTAAATATAACTAGGTtccaaaaaaacagtaacatcGGCATGAATGTAGTgttaaaaatactttgaagcTCACATAAATCAAGAACTGAAAAGGCCGATGAAGCTACACTGTCAGCACTGCTTCCACTAAAAGGAAGCACTTAGAGTTTggttaaaaagatttatt is part of the Kryptolebias marmoratus isolate JLee-2015 linkage group LG4, ASM164957v2, whole genome shotgun sequence genome and harbors:
- the ikbke gene encoding inhibitor of nuclear factor kappa-B kinase subunit epsilon, which produces MSVITASTTNYLWSSQDVLGQGATASVFKARNKKSGELVAVKVFNTLSYNRPHDVQMREFEMLRKLNHNNIVRLFAVEELPTKQKVLVMEYCSGRSLLNLLEEPENAFGLPEAEFLTVLQCVVQGMNHLRENGVVHRDIKPGNIMRKVGEDGKSVYKLTDFGAARELEDDEKFMSIYGTEEYLHPDMYERAVLRKPHQKSYGVSVDLWSIGVTLYHSATGSLPFTPFEGPRKNKPVMFKITTEKPTGAIAGIQRVEGGQIDWSYHLPHSCQLSQGLKVLLVPVLAGIMEADQERCWGFDQFFTATTDILQRQPVHVFSLQNATAHCIYIHHYKMVSVFFEEVASQTGVGIPQQRLMYLGHDLPLEGNMKVVNLPCTLYSQPLVLLSYAPGANTSLPFREPETPPIPSRFDVVADYSFSKVTVGVVHQYKRIVQLLHTHRELLLQGYYSYMMKLRQECREALHGIAMITMRLQSCLVTQHRIHKLAAYSSESPGLANTGQKLQMVHQNLPVYTAGIQEFQNRLERLQIEQAKLAETLANDKSCQRMEILLQKITAIHQHYRKDRLTGKLPYNDEQIHKFEKIHLSSHIKRVKTLFREECMQRYKELLASTRTWNSAILEMQTRLQDFGSFSTGLLADLDVNEQQQNKAMDRILHALQFERAEQQPGVGPNNKEPMVSRMHHLREEMELLVRELQCNNSIIESLGAVNPAAALEPGPDRPCTL